In one window of Miscanthus floridulus cultivar M001 chromosome 12, ASM1932011v1, whole genome shotgun sequence DNA:
- the LOC136496979 gene encoding phosphoenolpyruvate carboxylase kinase 2-like, translating into MSEQLKRDYEIGEEIGRGRFGVVHRCISRATGEPFAVKSVDRSLLADDLDRALAELEPKLARLAGGEGDENPGVVQVRAVYEDDAWTHTVMDLCTGPDLLDWVQLRRGAPVPEPDAARVVAQLAEALACCHRRGVVHRDVKPDNVLLDLDPAGEAPPRVRLADFGSAAWLGSGAGAGEGEGGARGRRAEGLVGTPHYVAPEVVAGGEYGEKVDVWSAGVVMYALLSGGALPFGGETPADVFAAVLRGSLRFPPALFAGVSPAAKDLMRRMMCRDVSRRFSAEQVLRHPWIQSGGGVREVVRPT; encoded by the exons ATGAGTGAGCAACTGAAGCGCGACTACGAGATCGGCGAGGAGATCGGCCGCGGGCGGTTCGGCGTGGTCCACCGCTGCATCTCCCGCGCCACGGGCGAGCCCTTCGCCGTCAAGTCCGTGGACCGCTCCCTCCTCGCCGACGACCTGGACCGCGCGCTGGCCGAGCTGGAGCCCAAGCTGGCGCGGCTGGCGGGCGGGGAGGGCGACGAGAACCCGGGCGTGGTGCAGGTGCGCGCCGTGTACGAGGACGACGCCTGGACTCACACCGTCATGGACCTCTGCACGGGGCCCGACCTGCTGGACTGGGTCCAGCTCCGGCGCGGCGCGCCCGTGCCGGAGCCCGACGCCGCCCGCGTCGTCGCGCAGCTCGCCGAGGCGCTCGCGTGCTGCCACCGCCGCGGCGTCGTCCACCGCGACGTCAAGCCCGACAACGTGCTCCTGGACCTGGACCCCGCCGGCGAGGCGCCCCCGCGGGTGCGGCTCGCGGACTTCGGCTCCGCCGCATGGCTCGGctcgggcgccggcgccggcgagggcgagggcggcgCGCGGGGCCGCCGCGCCGAGGGGCTGGTGGGCACCCCGCACTACGTGGCGCCCGAGGTGGTGGCCGGAGGCGAGTACGGGGAGAAGGTGGACGTGTGGAGCGCCGGGGTGGTGATGTACGCGCTGCTCTCGGGGGGCGCGCTGCCCTTCGGCGGCGAGACGCCCGCGGACGTGTTCGCGGCCGTGCTGCGCGGCAGCCTCAGGTTCCCGCCCGCGCTGTTCGCCGGGGTCTCGCCGGCGGCCAAGGACCTGATGCGGCGGATGATGTGCCGCGACGTCTCGAGAAGGTTCTCCGCCGAGCAAGTCCTCA GGCACCCGTGGATCCAGAGCGGAGGGGGAGTCCGAGAGGTGGTGCGGCCAACCTGA